From a region of the Geothrix sp. 21YS21S-2 genome:
- a CDS encoding peptidyl-prolyl cis-trans isomerase, whose product MSVRGFALLSLPCILMGAPEVREEILVVVNGHTISRRAFQQAVEQETAALYRQFSGKVLDEKLKDAREKTLQGLVDNFIIQDKAEDLGIKLREEDIRNYIEDIKKQNNFATDADFERALKGSLGIGLQAYMSRTRTDMQKQEVLRREVYSKIAIEEQELRAYYLDHKEDYRQPPRFRIRELVLAKGVTPEDQAATKAVVAKIQEALKKGTTFEALVKEYSTSTSRSTGGDLGWLPKGILHANIESASLALKPEEVSAPLETDKNVYLVQLIEAQLDTTKPFAEVKEKILEKLQEPKAQNAIENYLAGLRIRANVRYMVLKDDIIKG is encoded by the coding sequence ATGAGCGTCCGCGGGTTCGCGCTCCTCTCCCTCCCCTGCATCCTGATGGGCGCGCCGGAGGTCCGGGAGGAGATCCTGGTGGTGGTCAACGGCCACACCATCTCCCGCAGGGCCTTTCAGCAGGCGGTTGAACAGGAGACCGCCGCCCTCTACCGGCAGTTCTCCGGCAAGGTCCTGGACGAGAAGCTCAAGGACGCCCGGGAGAAGACCCTCCAGGGCCTCGTGGACAACTTCATCATCCAGGACAAGGCCGAGGACCTGGGCATCAAGCTCCGGGAAGAGGACATCCGCAACTACATCGAGGACATCAAGAAGCAGAACAACTTCGCCACCGATGCGGATTTCGAGCGGGCCCTCAAGGGTTCCCTGGGCATCGGCCTCCAGGCCTACATGAGCCGCACCCGCACGGACATGCAGAAGCAGGAGGTGCTCCGGCGCGAGGTGTACTCCAAGATCGCCATCGAGGAGCAGGAGCTGCGCGCGTACTACCTTGACCACAAGGAGGACTACCGCCAGCCCCCCCGCTTCCGCATCCGGGAGCTGGTCCTGGCCAAGGGCGTCACCCCCGAGGACCAGGCGGCCACCAAGGCCGTGGTCGCGAAGATCCAGGAAGCCCTGAAGAAGGGCACCACCTTCGAGGCGCTGGTGAAGGAATACTCCACCAGCACCAGCCGCAGCACCGGCGGCGACCTGGGCTGGCTGCCCAAGGGGATCCTCCACGCCAACATCGAATCCGCCTCCCTCGCCCTGAAGCCCGAAGAGGTCTCGGCCCCCCTGGAGACGGACAAGAACGTGTACCTGGTCCAGCTCATCGAGGCCCAGCTGGACACCACCAAGCCGTTCGCCGAGGTGAAGGAGAAGATCCTGGAGAAGCTGCAGGAGCCCAAGGCCCAGAACGCGATCGAAAACTACCTCGCCGGCTTGCGTATCCGCGCCAACGTCCGATACATGGTACTGAAGGACGACATCATCAAGGGGTGA
- a CDS encoding S4 domain-containing protein, whose protein sequence is MRLDLFLKKTHLVKRRELARELCEEGMVRVDGTPRKASFEVKAGVELEFPLYNRIIRARVLNVPEGNVPRGDQWTYIEVLEERWAPTDDAQMADPLAPRPKTPTFH, encoded by the coding sequence GTGCGTCTGGACCTGTTCCTGAAGAAGACCCACCTCGTCAAGCGCCGGGAACTCGCCCGGGAGCTCTGCGAGGAGGGGATGGTGCGGGTGGACGGCACCCCCCGCAAGGCCAGCTTCGAAGTGAAGGCTGGCGTCGAGCTGGAATTCCCGCTGTACAACCGCATCATCCGCGCCCGGGTCCTGAACGTCCCCGAAGGCAACGTGCCCCGGGGCGACCAGTGGACCTACATCGAGGTGCTGGAGGAGCGCTGGGCGCCCACCGACGACGCCCAGATGGCGGATCCCCTGGCCCCGCGGCCCAAGACTCCGACGTTCCATTAG